The sequence TGTCCATTTCCATAATTAATGGTTATATTATTGATACCTAAGTAGTTGATTATTTTTTTTGCAAGGCTTACAGAACTTTTATCATTATCGATAACCGTTACCTGTTTAACCTTGTTGGCTAATATTATAGCACTATAAGGTACAGCACCTCCACCGATAAATAAAACTTTATCTTCCGTTAAAAGTTCAGCAAATTCCCTTTCAATTTCCACTGATTTTTTATAAAACAAAAGGTAAAGGTAAGAGAATAAAGGAACTCTTACCAATATTTTTTCAAATAAATTAGTGGTCTTACAGATATTGGGGAAATACATTATTACATCACTCCTAAAAGTGAAGCTAACAGAGAAAATAAATTTATTAAATGGTTGATAATGCCACCTAGCAATAGGGCGAAAGAAGTTGTGAAGAGGGCAATAAATAAAGCAAACTTAAATTTGAATTCTTGAGCAAGGACACCAAAAACGGAAATACAAGGCATATAAAACATTGCAACTGTAGCTCCAACAAATAATTGTTGGGTGGTTAGCCCCATTTCCATCATAGGTAGTACTGCTAATTCCCTACGGACTATACCTAAAACTAGCAAAATACTGGCTTCTTGTGGTAATCCTAACCAGCTAACAATTAAAGGTTTGAGAATTTCACCTAAACTTTTAAGTATACCAAATTCATAGACAACAGCTGCAAATAAGATTGCCATAATCATCGGTAATTCTGCCTCAATCATAAAGTTTTTTATTCTGATAAAAACTTTACGGAAAAGGGCTTTTAAATTGGGATACAAGAGATTAGGAACTTCTATAATAATTGGATCAACTTTTCCGGGGATTATTTTAGC comes from Anaerobranca gottschalkii DSM 13577 and encodes:
- a CDS encoding nicotianamine synthase family protein produces the protein MYFPNICKTTNLFEKILVRVPLFSYLYLLFYKKSVEIEREFAELLTEDKVLFIGGGAVPYSAIILANKVKQVTVIDNDKSSVSLAKKIINYLGINNITINYGNGQFVDPKDYTVIFLPLQAQPKNQILANLKSHCRKNTKILMRVPKKAFTKFYTPIKDLAIQNYKEKSINQLTYNKIIMFYPGDIKNE